A region of the Geomonas subterranea genome:
GCCACTCCCTTGTCGAGCAGCCGTTGTACCACTTCGGCGGCGTCCTTGGGAAGAGACAAGGTGAACTCGTTGAAGGTCGCCCCGGCGTTGAGCACCTCCACCCCGCGCACGGCGCCGAGCACGGACCTGGCGTACTGCGCCTTGTCGTAATTCAACCGGGCGAGTTCCTCGAATCCCTTCCGCCCCAGGGAGGCGCAGAAGATGAGGCCGCGCAGGGCGCACAGGCTCTGGTTGCTGCAGATGTTGGAGGTCGCCTTGTGCCTCTTGATGTGCTGTTCACGCGCCTGGAGGGTGAGCACGAAACCGCGCCGCCCCTGGTGGTCGACGGTCTCCCCCACGATGCGTCCGGGAAGGTTCCTGATGAAGCGCTTGCGGGTGGCGATGAAGCCGAAGTAGGGGCCGCCGAAGGAGAGGTGGTTGCCGAGACTCTGCCCCTCTCCCACCGCGATGTCCGCTCCCATCTCGCCGGGGCTCGCAACGAGACCCATGGCGATGGGGTAGCAGGACACGATCAGCAGCGCCTCGTGGTCATGCGCCTTCTGCGCCAACTCCCGGAAGTCCTGCACCGAGCCGAAGAAGTTGGGGCTCTGCACGATCACCGCTGCGGTCTCGTCGTCGATGGAGGCGATCAGGCGGGCGAGGTCGGATGCGCAGCCGTCGGATGCGACCTGCACCGCCTGCGCGGAGAGGCCGTGCAGGTAACCGGTTACGATCTCCCGGTGCAGCGGGTTAACGGACCCGTCCAGGATCACCTTGTGGCGGTCGGTGATGCGCAGCGACATCAGCGCCGCCTCGGCCACCGCGGTGCCGCCGTCGTAGAGCGAGGCGTTGGAGGCCTCCAGTCCGGTCAAGCGGCAGATGGTGGTCTGGTACTCGTAGAGGGCCTGGAGCGTCCCCTGCGCGCATTCCGGTTGGTAGGGGGTGTAGGCGGTGTAGAATTCGGCGCGGGAGGCGAGGTGATCGACGGCGGCAGGGATGAAGTGGTCGTAGATCCCCCCGCCGATGAAGGGTGTGATCCCGGCGCCGCAGGAGGCCGCCTTCTCCCTCATCAGCCGCATGAGTTCCAGTTCGGACATGCCGGGGGGGAGATCGAAGGATTTGGCGCGCAGCTGAGCGGGAATCGGGGCGAAGAGCTCCTCCACACTGGCCGCGCCGATCGCCGCCAGCATGTCCCGGATGTCATCCGGCGTGTTCGGGGAGTATCCCATGTCAGAGTCCTTTCAGGTACTCGGTGTACGCATCGTCATCCATAAGGGCGGAGAGTTCGGCGCTATCGCAACCTTCCAGTTTGCAGATCCATCCTTCGGACTCGGCCCACTGGTTCACCAGCTCGGGCGCCTCCTCCAGCGCCTGGTTCACCTCCGCGACCTTCCCCGAGAGCGGCGCGTAGATGTCGCTGGCAGCCTTCACCGACTCGATAGCCGCCAGGGCCTCGAACTGTTTGACGCTTTTACCGATCTTCGGGAGTTCGACGTAGGTGATGTCCCCCAATTCGTGGGCCGCGTGCTCGCTGATCCCCACCGTCGCCTGCGCCCCTGCCACCTCGACCCACTCGTGCTCCTTGGTATAGAACTTTGCCATCGGTGCGACCTCCGTTTCGAATTATGGATTTGCCCCCCTCCCTTGACGCGAGGGGGAGTTATCGTGCAAGTTTATGACCTTAAGGATCCTCCGGTGTAGAAGGGAAGTTCGACCACCTGCGCCTCCATCTCCACCTTTTCATGCCTGATGGTGAGCCGTGTCCCGAGCGCCGCCGCCCCGGGTTTGACCAGCCCCAGGCCGATGCCACAGGAGAGCATGGGTGAGAAAGCGCCGCTGGTTACGACACCCACCTCCTCCCCCTGGTGCAGGATCCGGTAATGGTGACGCGGCGCACGCCGGGAGTCGACCTTGAAGGCGACCTTCATCCGGGGGGAGCCCTGCACCAGCTCCCGCTCCAGGGCCGCCTTGCCGACGAATTCCTTGTCCATGTTCACGAAGGAGGAGAGCCCGGCGGTGAGGGGGGTGATGGTTTCGTCGAGGTCGTTGCCGTAGAGGGAGTACCCCATCTCCAGGCGCAACAGGTCGCGGGCGCCCAGCCCGGCGGGGGCAACGCGCGGGTCCTCGAGCAGCAGCCGCCACAGTTCGGGCACCTTGTCCGCCGGCAGGAAGATCTCGTAGCCGAGTTCGCCGGTGTAGCCGGTCCGGCTCACGATCGCGTCGCTCCCCAGGATGGCCGTTTTGATGAACTTGAAGAAGGGGATGTCCCTGATCGCCTCGCCGAAATGCTCCACCATGATCGCGCGGGAGAGCGGTCCCTGCAGATCAACTTTACCGGTGCGGGCGGAGATGTCGGTGAGGGCGGCGGGATTCTTCAGCCGGGAGCGGATCACGGCGAAATCGTTGCCGGTGGTGGCTGCGTTGACCACGATCATGGCCTCGTCGCCCGCCAGCCGGAATACGATGAGGTCGTCGATCACTCCTCCGGCATCGTTCAGCAGGAACCCGTAGCGCGAGCGCCCCACGGGAATGGTGCTGACCGGGAAGGTGAACACCCCCTCCAGCCCGTCGGCGACCAGGTCCCCCTTGAAGAGGAACTCCCCCATGTGGCAGATATCGAAGAGCGCGCCCTTCTCCCGGCACCATTTGTGCTCGGCGATGATCCCCGAGTACTGGATCGGCATGAGCCACCCGCCGAAGGGTGCCATCAGCGCCTTGAGGTTCTCGTGCTCCGCGCGCAGCGGCGTCGCCTTGAGATCTTCCATAACCTGGACTCCTTTCAGCCGGCAAAAGGTTAGCTTCCGTCAACAAAAGAAACCGGACGTACTGTTTGAAACCGCCCCAAACACCCTATCTCTTTAACTTCTTGCTAAATTCTCCAATATGAATATAATCTAGCCTTTGTCAGGAGAACTCATGGATAAGTCTGAGTTATTACAAAAGACAGCTGAAAAGCTGACGCCGTTCGAGACGGCCAACATTATAGACTTCGCCCGGCACCTCACCGTGAAGAGCGCGCTTTCGAACCCGTGGATCGTCTGCGGCTTCCTGATCATCACCTTCTACGCCGTGGTGGTACGGTCGAAATTCGTGCTGGCAGCCTTGTTCACCACCATTTCGCTACTGCTCCTGATCCGCTACACCATGCCGGCGGAAGGCGACTCGCTGAACCTCTCTACGACCCTTCCCTTCGCCTTCGGCGGTCTCGCCATCGGGGCCTTCCTCATCTATTTATTTTTCATCAAGACGGAGTAGAACTTTTGCGCAGAGTAGGCTTTACCACCACCATCCCGCTGGAAGTACTGGTCGCGGCGGGCGTGGTCCCCATCGACCTGAACAACGTCTTCATCACCCACCCCGAAAACTACTCACTGATAGAAGATGCCGAATTGACCGGCTTCCCCCGCAACGTCTGCGCCTGGATCAAGGGTATCTACGGCGCCGTGGTCGCCAGCGGCGTAAAGGAGATGATCGCCGTTACCGAAGGTGACTGCAGCTACACGAAGGCGCTCATGGAGGTCCTTTCGCTGAACGGCGTCCAGGTCTACCCCTTCGCCTATCCGGCGAGCCGCGAGGCCCTTCCGCTCAAGGCGGAGATAGAGAAGCTCATGTCCGTTTTCGGTGTCGGCTGGCCGGAGGTGGGCGAGGCGAAAGAGCGCCTGGACCGGATCAGGGCGAAGGTGCACGAGATAGACCGCCTCACCTGGCAGGAGAACCGGGTCAGCGGCGAGGAGAACCACTACTTCCAGGTCTGCACCTCGGATATGAACGGCGACCTGGACGCCTTCGAGGCGGAGGTCGACGCCTTCCTGGCGCAGGCAACGCAGAGGCCCGAGCGCGGGGAGCGGATCAGGCTGGCCTACCTGGGGGTCCCCCCCATCGTTTCCGGGCTGTATGGTTTCGTCGAGGAGGTCGGTGCCCGCGTGGTCTTCAACGAAACCCAGCGGCAGTTCTCCATGCCGTACGGCATCCAGGACCTGGTGGAGCAATACCGCACCTACACCTACCCCTACGACATCTTCCACCGGCTCGGCGACATCAGCAGTGAACTGGAGAAACGGAAAGTGGACGGGGTTATCCACTATGTGCAGTCGTTCTGCTTCAGGCAGATCGAGGACATGGTGCTCAGAAAGAGCATCAAGCTCCCGATTCTGACGCTCGAAGGTGACAAGCCGGGTAAGGTCGATGCCAGGACAAAGATCA
Encoded here:
- the gcvPA gene encoding aminomethyl-transferring glycine dehydrogenase subunit GcvPA; translation: MGYSPNTPDDIRDMLAAIGAASVEELFAPIPAQLRAKSFDLPPGMSELELMRLMREKAASCGAGITPFIGGGIYDHFIPAAVDHLASRAEFYTAYTPYQPECAQGTLQALYEYQTTICRLTGLEASNASLYDGGTAVAEAALMSLRITDRHKVILDGSVNPLHREIVTGYLHGLSAQAVQVASDGCASDLARLIASIDDETAAVIVQSPNFFGSVQDFRELAQKAHDHEALLIVSCYPIAMGLVASPGEMGADIAVGEGQSLGNHLSFGGPYFGFIATRKRFIRNLPGRIVGETVDHQGRRGFVLTLQAREQHIKRHKATSNICSNQSLCALRGLIFCASLGRKGFEELARLNYDKAQYARSVLGAVRGVEVLNAGATFNEFTLSLPKDAAEVVQRLLDKGVAAGVPLGQYYPGMERALVVTVTEKRTRDEIDRLAALLEEALWS
- the gcvH gene encoding glycine cleavage system protein GcvH gives rise to the protein MAKFYTKEHEWVEVAGAQATVGISEHAAHELGDITYVELPKIGKSVKQFEALAAIESVKAASDIYAPLSGKVAEVNQALEEAPELVNQWAESEGWICKLEGCDSAELSALMDDDAYTEYLKGL
- the gcvT gene encoding glycine cleavage system aminomethyltransferase GcvT; this translates as MEDLKATPLRAEHENLKALMAPFGGWLMPIQYSGIIAEHKWCREKGALFDICHMGEFLFKGDLVADGLEGVFTFPVSTIPVGRSRYGFLLNDAGGVIDDLIVFRLAGDEAMIVVNAATTGNDFAVIRSRLKNPAALTDISARTGKVDLQGPLSRAIMVEHFGEAIRDIPFFKFIKTAILGSDAIVSRTGYTGELGYEIFLPADKVPELWRLLLEDPRVAPAGLGARDLLRLEMGYSLYGNDLDETITPLTAGLSSFVNMDKEFVGKAALERELVQGSPRMKVAFKVDSRRAPRHHYRILHQGEEVGVVTSGAFSPMLSCGIGLGLVKPGAAALGTRLTIRHEKVEMEAQVVELPFYTGGSLRS
- a CDS encoding 2-hydroxyacyl-CoA dehydratase family protein, with the translated sequence MRRVGFTTTIPLEVLVAAGVVPIDLNNVFITHPENYSLIEDAELTGFPRNVCAWIKGIYGAVVASGVKEMIAVTEGDCSYTKALMEVLSLNGVQVYPFAYPASREALPLKAEIEKLMSVFGVGWPEVGEAKERLDRIRAKVHEIDRLTWQENRVSGEENHYFQVCTSDMNGDLDAFEAEVDAFLAQATQRPERGERIRLAYLGVPPIVSGLYGFVEEVGARVVFNETQRQFSMPYGIQDLVEQYRTYTYPYDIFHRLGDISSELEKRKVDGVIHYVQSFCFRQIEDMVLRKSIKLPILTLEGDKPGKVDARTKIRLEGFLELLEERS